The following proteins are co-located in the Primulina tabacum isolate GXHZ01 chromosome 11, ASM2559414v2, whole genome shotgun sequence genome:
- the LOC142518499 gene encoding protein trichome birefringence-like 42: MGFKPLSSLCHLFAIAISFLPTKYVAFEEEKPLKSCDLFKGSWVFDDSYPLYDASTQCPFNNIGLDCLKNGRPDKMYLKYRWKPIDCNISRFDGKVFLEKMRGKKIMFVGDSLSANQWQSLGCMLHSALPNSNFTLDSRGLITTLSFPEYGVSIMFMKNGFLVSLVNRTLKLDTLRGSDLWIGVDVLIFNSYHWWTHTGRLQTWDNYQIGDKIIPDMDRMVAYKIALTTWANWVDSNIDPTKVAVFYQGISAVHYNGSEWKEQSKNCIGQTTPVEEGAYGGERPPGDAVVRSVLSNMKNPVSFLDILFQTQLRKDGHPSVYVSGAVDCSHWCIAGVPDTWNQLLYTILLQTLIL; encoded by the exons ATGGGTTTCAAGCCTTTGTCGTCCCTCTGTCACTTGTTTGCCATTGCTATCTCTTTTCTACCGACAAAATATGTAGCTTTCGAGGAAGAAAAGCCACTGAAAAGCTGTGATTTATTCAAGGGAAGCTGGGTTTTTGACGATTCTTATCCACTCTACGATGCATCGACTCAGTGCCCTTTCAACAACATCGGACTCGATTGTCTGAAAAACGGGAGGCCTGACAAAATGTACCTTAAATATAGATGGAAGCCGATTGATTGTAACATTTCCAG GTTTGATGGTAAGGTGTTTCTGGAAAAAATGAGAGGAAAAAAGATAATGTTTGTGGGGGATTCACTGAGTGCAAACCAGTGGCAATCACTGGGGTGTATGCTTCACTCAGCACTCCCAAATTCTAATTTCACCTTAGACTCGCGAGGATTGATCACTACTCTATCCTTTCCG GAATATGGAGTTTCtatcatgttcatgaaaaatgGATTCCTGGTAAGCCTAGTGAACCGCACACTCAAGCTTGATACACTCAGAGGCAGCGACCTGTGGATCGGAGTCGACGTCTTAATCTTCAACAGCTACCACTGGTGGACACACACCGGCCGCCTTCAGAC ATGGGACAATTATCAAATTGGTGACAAAATAATCCCGGACATGGATCGAATGGTGGCATACAAAATAGCTCTGACAACTTGGGCTAACTGGGTTGATTCCAACATCGATCCCACCAAGGTTGCTGTTTTTTATCAAGGAATCTCTGCGGTTCATTACaa TGGCAGCGAATGGAAGGAACAATCAAAGAACTGCATCGGGCAAACGACTCCGGTTGAAGAGGGGGCCTACGGCGGGGAAAGACCTCCGGGTGATGCGGTGGTGAGGAGCGTGTTGAGTAACATGAAAAATCCCGTATCTTTTCTGGACATACTATTTCAGACTCAATTGAGGAAAGATGGGCACCCGTCGGTGTACGTGAGCGGAGCGGTGGATTGCAGTCACTGGTGCATTGCTGGTGTACCGGATACATGGAATCAACTTCTCTACACTATTCTTTTACAGACTTTAATATTATAA